A stretch of the Chelonoidis abingdonii isolate Lonesome George chromosome 11, CheloAbing_2.0, whole genome shotgun sequence genome encodes the following:
- the LOC142047460 gene encoding feather keratin B-4-like, producing the protein MSSSKALCYPRPPCYPDICPDPYVDAWNEPCVTSCGDSSAVVYAPPVVVRFPGPILATCPQDSVVGSTLPNLPYGYGGPYGVGSFGGSVSSGSGYGGGYGAGYGGGFGGLYGYGKRYGRKCYSSRFGSCGPC; encoded by the coding sequence ATGTCTTCCAGCAAAGCTCTGTGTTACCCACGTCCGCCATGTTATCCTGACATCTGCCCAGACCCATACGTTGATGCCTGGAACGAGCCTTGTGTCACATCATGTGGCGACTCGAGCGCAGTGGTCTATGCACCACCGGTTGTCGTGAGATTCCCGGGACCAATTCTCGCTACCTGCCCTCAAGACAGCGTTGTGGGAAGCACCTTACCAAATTTACCCTATGGATATGGGGGCCCATATGGAGTTGGTAGTTTCGGTGGCTCAGTCAGTTCTGGGAGTGGTTATGGGGGTGGATATGGTGCCGGGTATGGCGGTGGATTTGGTGGCTTATATGGGTATGGGAAGAGATATGGTAGGAAGTGCTATTCTTCCCGCTTTGGAAGCTGTGGCCCATGTTAA